The Triticum dicoccoides isolate Atlit2015 ecotype Zavitan chromosome 6A, WEW_v2.0, whole genome shotgun sequence genome has a window encoding:
- the LOC119318384 gene encoding putative FBD-associated F-box protein At5g56820: MHTVASGSGEDPFRVLPDELLRHVLSFLPADDALQTCVLDTRWRDLWRRATSLILFFDKRSSACSCERFEQLAKLVTNLRGHSPLVKCEINVYPGDPPEAFTNTTKLLIDYVLACQTEELTLSPVDVEDIDGLDPPIFDVPLISQHLKTIDLHWVCLEFPGLDFSGCPVLEDLKLRHCNVYVQKISSKSLKRLCITDFCVVPLDFRIRICAPDLVSLQVDDFDGVTPFLEDMPSLVTAYVGLDRACHDWCEDMRLKGCGLYDCGCHTYPEEGGVLLNGLSNAVNLELIAVRQVFIYTWDLEWCPTFFNLKTLLLNEWFTAIDLVCILQHSPLLEMLTLQLGGIKSLTRARGAQKPIEQSFMCAHLKIVNIECDEVDEDIRKILKILWACGILRGRISIKAPSSPSYFFSFQKDPQAVIPL; the protein is encoded by the exons ATGCATACGGTTGCTTCTGGCAGCGGCGAGGATCCCTTCCGTGTCCTGCCCGACGAGCTCCTCCGGCATGTCCTGTCCTTTCTGCCAGCGGACGATGCCCTGCAGACCTGCGTGCTCGACACCCGGTGGCGTGACCTTTGGAGACGCGCGACCAGCCTGATCCTCTTCTTTGACAAGAGGTCAAGTGCCTGTAGCTGCGAGCGTTTCGAACAGCTAGCGAAGCTGGTCACCAACCTCCGCGGGCACTCGCCTCTCGTCAAGTGTGAGATCAATGTCTATCCTGGTGATCCACCGGAAGCGTTCACAAACACCACCAAGCTGTTGATTGATTATGTCCTAGCGTGCCAGACCGAGGAGCTCACACTCAGCCCCGTTGACGTCGAGGACATTGATGGCCTTGACCCACCAATATTCGATGTGCCTCTCATTTCCCAGCACCTGAAGACCATAGACCTTCACTGGGTTTGCCTAGAATTCCCTGGTTTGGACTTCAGCGGCTGCCCGGTATTAGAGGATCTCAAGCTGCGGCATTGCAACGTTTATGTGCAGAAGATATCATCCAAGTCACTCAAGCGTCTCTGCATCACTGATTTCTGCGTGGTCCCTTTGGATTTCCGCATTCGGATTTGTGCACCGGATCTTGTCTCACTGCAAGTTGATGATTTTGATGGCGTGACCCCTTTCCTTGAGGACATGCCATCTCTAGTAACAGCCTATGTTGGGCTTGACCGTGCATGTCACGATTGGTGTGAAGATATGCGCCTGAAGGGTTGTGGTTTGTATGACTGTGGTTGTCATACTTATCCCGAAGAGGGGGGTGTGCTTCTCAATGGTCTGTCCAATGCTGTCAATTTGGAGTTGATAGCTGTACGTCAAGTG TTTATCTATACATGGGATTTGGAATGGTGCCCAACATTTTTCAACTTAAAGACTTTGTTACTCAATGAATGGTTCACAGCTATTGACCTAGTTTGCATTCTCCAACACTCTCCACTTCTTGAGATGCTCACTCTTCAGCTTGGTGGTATAAAG AGCCTCACTAGAGCAAGAGGGGCCCAAAAACCAATAGAACAATCATTCATGTGTGCGCACCTCAAGATTGTCAACATCGAATGTGATGAGGTTGATGAGGACATTCGCAAAATTTTGAAGATCTTATGGGCATGTGGCATACTCCGTGGTCGCATTAGCATAAAGGCTCCATCCTCACCCTCATACT TTTTCAGTTTCCAGAAGGACCCGCAGGCAGTGATTCCTTTGTAG
- the LOC119318382 gene encoding formamidase-like encodes MAPLTPRLVVPIDVKKKPWEQEVPLHNRWHPEIPPVADVTQGELFRVEMVDCTGGQVKDDDSADDIKSLDFAAPHYLSGPLRVVDAEGVPASPGDLLAVEICNLGPLPGDEWGYTGTFDREHGGGFLTDHFPSARKAIWYFEGIYAHSPQIPGVRFPGLTHPGIVGTAPSAELLNIWNQRERELVEAGHESLKLCQVLHQRPLASLPTSHNCLLGKTQEGTAEWEKIANEAARTIPGRENGGNCDIKNLGRGSKVYLPVFVEGANLSTGDMHFSQGDGEVSFCGAIEMSGFLELKCEIIRGGMKEYLTPVGPSPLHVNPIFEIGPVEPRFSEWLVFEGISVDESGKQHFLDASVAYKRAVLNAIEYLSRFGYSKEQVYILLSCCPCEGRISGIVDAPNAVATLAIPTAIFDQDIKPKRLGNGAKLRRFPDVLR; translated from the exons ATGGCTCCTCTCACTCCGAGGCTTGTAGTGCCCATAGATGTAAAGAAGAAGCCATGGGAGCAGGAGGTTCCTCTCCACAACCGCTGGCACCCGGAGATCCCTCCGGTCGCCGATGTGACTCAAGGGGAATTATTCCGTGTTGAGATGGTCGATTGCACCGGAGGGCAAGTTAAAGATGATGACTCGGCGGACGATATCAAATCTCTGGATTTTGCAGCT CCTCACTATCTCAGCGGCCCCCTTAGAGTGGTCGATGCCGAAGGGGTTCCAGCTTCACCGGGTGATCTTCTTGCCGTGGAGATCTGCAACCTCGGCCCGCTTCCTGGTGACGAGTGGGGTTATACTGGAACATTTGACAGGGAGCATGGAGGTGGGTTCTTAACTGACCACTTCCCGAGTGCAAGGAAAGCCATTTGGTATTTCGAAGGAATTTACGCGCACTCCCCTCAGATACCAG GTGTTCGATTTCCGGGGTTAACTCATCCTGGTATAGTGGGAACTGCACCGTCAGCTGAGCTTCTCAATATATGGAACCAAAGGGAAAGAGAATTGGTCGAGGCGGGTCATGAGTCTCTGAAATTGTGTCAAGTTCTACACCAGAGACCCCTTGCTAGCTTACCAACCTCCCACAACTGCTTACTTGGGAAG ACCCAGGAAGGGACTGCTGAATGGGAAAAAATTGCAAATGAAGCAGCAAGAACAATTCCTGGAAGAGAGAATGGTGGAAACTGTGACATAAAGAATCTAGGCAGAGGTTCCAAGGTTTATCTACCGGTATTTGTTGAAGGAGCAAATTTGAGTACTGGTGATATGCACTTCTCCCAAGGAGACGGTGAAGTTTCATTTTGCGGAGCAATAGAAATGAGTGGATTCCTTGAGCTAAA GTGTGAGATCATAAGAGGTGGCATGAAGGAATACCTGACtcctgttggtccatcaccacttcATGTAAATCCTATCTTTGAGATAGGTCCGGTGGAGCCGCGTTTCTCGGAATGGTTAGTCTTCGAGGGCATCAGCGTGGATGAGTCAGGGAAACAACATTTCCTTGATGCATCAGTTGCCTACAAGCGTGCAGTTCTCAACGCCATTGAGTACCTTTCTAGATTTGGGTACTCCAAGGAGCAG GTCTATATTTTATTGTCATGCTGTCCATGTGAAGGTAGGATATCTGGAATAGTAGACGCCCCTAATGCAGTGGCGACACTTGCCATCCCTACAGCGATATTCGACCAG GATATAAAGCCAAAACGCCTGGGGAATGGAGCAAAGTTGAGAAGATTTCCGGATGTTCTGAGATGA